Below is a window of Lodderomyces elongisporus chromosome 3, complete sequence DNA.
AAAATATAGCCCAAGATCAAAAATAAGACGGACAAGACGCCCAAAAAACTGACGTCTTTCCAAAAAGCACCCACATTGAACCCAAAAGTGCTGAGAATAACTGCACCTGGAACCTCAATAGATAATCCgtactttttctctcttaaAATCAAATCCTTCACCTCGTTTATCGCCAATGCCTCGTATGCATAATGAAACACAGATACCCATTCGAGCCATTTAATCAGCACCTTCAAATCATCGCTGTTGATAAACAATCCGGCAAATagcaacgacaacaacaacaacaatacacCAAGCATTGTCGAAGTTCCTGGTTCCTTGATCAATATACCAACAATTAACATTTCCACAGTAACTGCAACATTGAAAAGCACCAAGGTAAGTATTGTTTTGAGGAACGCATTGTGTTCCATTGTTAAACCTACCAACGGGTACGCAATACTAATCAACAAGATTGGAGGCAAGACTCTCAATGGAATTACATCACAGAAAATCTTGCTCACATAATATGCAAGTGGCTCGTAATAATTGTTGGCTCTTTCTCTAACAAAAATAATTCTTTCAGTGGCAAATGAATGCAATCCTGTCAAAGATGAAAACCCAAAAAAGGCcaatataaagaaaaagaaacctaATCGGTTTTGGAAACCACTAATGTCATTCTTCACATCGTAATACAAATAACCAGTGAATAAACCAACAAATAAGGATAACACGTAATGGGCCAACAAGAGTCGCGGATTTCTGTAAAGATTTTTGAAAGTTCTCGACGAGAGAATTGCAACTTGGTCAATAAATGTAGCCTTTTTGATGTTGTGGAGCTGAAGACTTAAAGGTTGCGGGTTTTCCTTACCTTCCTCAATCTCATGCGTAATCTCTCCAGCAAGAGATGattcaacaaacaaagaatgaAGCTTGTTTCTTAGCTTCAACAAGGTCTCTTCCTCACCCGATGCAGTCTTGCGCCTGCCAATGACATCAGTGTTGTATTCATCACGATGCACAGCAAAATGTTCCCATTCTTGCGTCGTGTCTTCTTGGCTGGCAGTTCTATTATTAAGAAACCTAGTATGAGCATCTTGTTCATCGCGAAATTCAGTAGATGTTGCAGAAACAACTTCAGAGCCGGCATTAGTGACTTTGACAACTTTGTTATGGTCAACTGTAATGTCAATAAGGTAATCTGCGATATTGTAGCCCAATGGACACTTGTAACCATTTTTTGTGAAAAAATCATTAGCCTTGATCATGTCTCCTGAAAAGATCAAGTCACCATCACTTAATAAAATCAACTTGTCAAATAATGACACAATATTACTTCTTGGTTGGTGAATAGTGAAAACAATGGTTCGATCATAGTCACGAGACAACTTTACCAAACAGTCAACAACATTTCTTGCATTATACGAATCTAATCCAGAAGTGGGCTcatcaagaaacaagattgATGGCGATGTCACTAACTCGCACGCAATTGAAACTCTCCTCTTTTCACCTCCAGAGATACCTCTTTTGAAGTTTGATCCAATAACACGATCTTTGATTCCCAAAATTCTCAACTCGTTTAGCACTTCCAATACCCTTGCTTGCTTGTGCTGTAATGACATGTTTCTGGGCAACCTAAGCAAAGCACTGTTCAAAACAGTTTCGTAAACAGTCAAGGTTGGAATTAAATGGTCTTCTTGATCAACAAATCCAACAATTTCTTTGTAATATTTGGGTTTCACAGTGTTTCCATTAACATAAATCGAGCCTGAAATCTTACcatctttgtttttacCTGCCAAGATATCCAAGAGAGTTGTCTTTCCTGCACCAGATCCACCCATGATAGCTAAACACTCCCTTGGTTTCACCAATCCAAAAACATTGTTCAATACGcgattgttgttattttctCCTACAGAGTAGCTTATATTCTCAAACGAAAGGGTTGCTGGTTCAAAGTTCTCATTCATAATACTAGTGTCTGTAGCAAGGGGTTCATAACCACTgcttttttgaaataaagCAGACTCGTTAACTGTCCTCAATATTGTAACCACTAAAAGAATACAGATAAGTAATACCCCAATGATCAGGAAAATACTGCCCAATGTAAGCTTAGGATCCTCAGGACGATTGTAGCCAGGGATCTCACTCTTGTGTACACATTCTCCAGATTTACACTGAAGTGTAATATAAGGATCTCCAAACACATTCTGAATCAAATCATTCATACTGGGTTCTGAAAAACGACACTTTTTGTCTGCTATATCACAGGTGAAATCTCCAGGTCCCTTGATTGTTTCGGATAAAAATTCTGAAATGTCTATTGATCCATCTTCACCACATAGCATTCTGTCCGGAAGACATTTGCAAGCAACTTCTTCACAGTTGTAATGTGTAGTGTTTTTGCTGAGATCATAGTCCAAAACACATTTGTTTAAATCACAGTAAAATGACTCCTTTTGGTCAATccaaaattggaaattgcAATTTTCCGATGTCTTGTTACATGCAAAAGTTGCTTGCGGGATCTTGCCATTCAAGATTGATAATATCTTGGGGTTGGTGACATCGCACATTTGGTGGAAATTTTTAACAATAATTCCTTCAGTATAGCATGTTCCCTTCACGCCATCTGGCATAAACGCATCACAAACGTCGTCTCGTTCACACAAGTTACAGTTGATACCCGCCCATCCAGACTTGCATTTACAATTTTCATTCTTGTGACGAATTGGcctcttgttgttgccaTCTGCCAATGAGCCACATAACGGCTCTGAACAATCCAATCCACCATAACCAGGCTGACATTCACACATACCTGTGAACGTGTTACACTGTGAAAATTGCGTGCATTCAAAGTTCGGTAGATTACAATTGAAACAAGGAGGGCAGTCGTTGTCCTTGTCGTTGTCCTTGTCATTGCCCTTGAACGTGCTGTCATCCTTTTCgttgaaaatttgaaacaTAGTAGAAGCATCCAAGTTTGGGTCTATGACATATTTGATTCCTTTCGTATCTTTCTTCAAGATCTTTTGAAGATAATCACTTGTGTCAATGCGAACCGACTCTGACTCAGAGAAGATTGTTGGCACAAGCAATGTCCAGAGGATAAACAAACTCCTCATCGTGTATTTAGATTCTTATATTCCTGTTTCCCttcttacttttcttttctttcctttgaTCTTATTTTCCCAAGACTCTCTTGTATCTTTTGAATTGACACTCTCTTTATTTGTTGACGATCTACAACTGTTATTCAGACGAGATGTAAATTGAATAAGTGTTTTGGTTataattcttttcttttttttagggCAACTTTGAATAGAACTGGCGCAGTTGAATTAAGTCAAGTATGATTGCTGGTTGGTGCCATTTTCGTGGGCGGCGAACGGAATTTTCCCAACTTTCGGTGGTATACGAAAGATTGGAGAGGAAACTGTTTTGTGTAACTTTTATTCATTATCGTGGAGCggaggaggaaaaagaagcaagtAAGTGAGAGTCaaacaagcaaagaaagaaggaacgAAGGAACGAAAAAGAGTATAGACGTACTTTTTGGAATGCAAACAAACataagacaaaaaaaaaaaagaaacaacaaattgaGCTTCTACCTGTAGCTCCCCATTTATTGTATTCTATTAAATATTTACaagaaatttaaaaaacaGAATTTGGGTTCTGCAAAGTTTCTATCATATCGATAGCAGCCTTTGGGTCGCGCTTATTATACACAAATAGTCCTTGCAACTGTGCCGTACTAACATTTTGGAGATTGAGTTTTCTAAACTTGGCCAAAAACTCCTCGCAAAGTTGTTCTTCATCCTCATAGAATCTAAGGAACATTCTTTTAACTTGGTGCTCGGTGGCATTATCAATCAAGACTTTGTAGTCCACACGGCCCGGTCTCAACAAAGCTGGGTCCAAACGCTCGGGGTGGTTGGTGGTCATGAAAGTGATACATTCTTCAGCACTGGCAACACCATCCAATGCATTAAGCAACCCCGAAAATGTTACACCGCTTGTATAGCCTTGGTCGGCTACTTGctctcttttgttgaaaGCAGCGTCGACATCTTCTAGAAGCAAAATTGATCGATTGGGTATGTGGTTGATCAAATGATTTAATCTGTCATCGGTCAAATTGTTCTCCGACAAGTTCAAGATACAGATATTGTAGTCCAACTCACCCGCCAAAGCTTGTATGAAAGACGATTTACCACTACCAGGGGGACCATAGAGCAAATAACCTCTTCGGTATGGAATACCTCTCTTGTGGTACCATTCACCACTATCCATAAAATCGCGCACATCCTTAACAATATTCTCGGCAATTCCTTCATCCAAAATAACGGAACCCAATACTCTTTTAGCTCTTGGTTGGCCAAATGGTCTCCATTCTGGTCCCCACGAGGTGAAAATCACGgtttttccttcttgtgCTTTAATCGCCAAGCTCTTAGCCTCGGCCAACAATTCATTGAATAATTTTCTATCACGGTATAGAGTTGTTAAAGTCACAGTTTCAAATGGAGTTCCACTTGTCATATCCAACATCTTACCAGACCTCTCACGACTCACAAGCATAAATGCGCCTTTATACCTGATGAGATGCTTTCCAGGACCTGGAACTAGTGAAAATTTCGTTGTGATGGCGCCATTATCGTGAGTGATGACATT
It encodes the following:
- the ADP1 gene encoding FAD-dependent urate hydroxylase, which codes for MRSLFILWTLLVPTIFSESESVRIDTSDYLQKILKKDTKGIKYVIDPNLDASTMFQIFNEKDDSTFKGNDKDNDKDNDCPPCFNCNLPNFECTQFSQCNTFTGMCECQPGYGGLDCSEPLCGSLADGNNKRPIRHKNENCKCKSGWAGINCNLCERDDVCDAFMPDGVKGTCYTEGIIVKNFHQMCDVTNPKILSILNGKIPQATFACNKTSENCNFQFWIDQKESFYCDLNKCVLDYDLSKNTTHYNCEEVACKCLPDRMLCGEDGSIDISEFLSETIKGPGDFTCDIADKKCRFSEPSMNDLIQNVFGDPYITLQCKSGECVHKSEIPGYNRPEDPKLTLGSIFSIIGVLLICILLVVTILRTVNESALFQKSSGYEPLATDTSIMNENFEPATLSFENISYSVGENNNNRVLNNVFGLVKPRECLAIMGGSGAGKTTLLDILAGKNKDGKISGSIYVNGNTVKPKYYKEIVGFVDQEDHLIPTLTVYETVLNSALLRLPRNMSLQHKQARVLEVLNELRILGIKDRVIGSNFKRGISGGEKRRVSIACELVTSPSILFLDEPTSGLDSYNARNVVDCLVKLSRDYDRTIVFTIHQPRSNIVSLFDKLILLSDGDLIFSGDMIKANDFFTKNGYKCPLGYNIADYLIDITVDHNKVVKVTNAGSEVVSATSTEFRDEQDAHTRFLNNRTASQEDTTQEWEHFAVHRDEYNTDVIGRRKTASGEEETLLKLRNKLHSLFVESSLAGEITHEIEEGKENPQPLSLQLHNIKKATFIDQVAILSSRTFKNLYRNPRLLLAHYVLSLFVGLFTGYLYYDVKNDISGFQNRLGFFFFILAFFGFSSLTGLHSFATERIIFVRERANNYYEPLAYYVSKIFCDVIPLRVLPPILLISIAYPLVGLTMEHNAFLKTILTLVLFNVAVTVEMLIVGILIKEPGTSTMLGVLLLLLSLLFAGLFINSDDLKVSIKWLEWVSVFHYAYEALAINEVKDLILREKKYGLSIEVPGAVILSTFGFNVGAFWKDVSFLGVLSVLFLILGYIFLHFFTFERR
- the BCS1 gene encoding Complex III assembly protein translocase and chaperone — encoded protein: MANPVQSIDFEKIRSSSDGSISGMISSGFNEVVMKNPYFAAGGGLMVLGSGLALARSGMIKGSGFLYRQMLVDLEIPSKDKSYLWFLEWMSKHKQRRSRHLSVETNVITHDNGAITTKFSLVPGPGKHLIRYKGAFMLVSRERSGKMLDMTSGTPFETVTLTTLYRDRKLFNELLAEAKSLAIKAQEGKTVIFTSWGPEWRPFGQPRAKRVLGSVILDEGIAENIVKDVRDFMDSGEWYHKRGIPYRRGYLLYGPPGSGKSSFIQALAGELDYNICILNLSENNLTDDRLNHLINHIPNRSILLLEDVDAAFNKREQVADQGYTSGVTFSGLLNALDGVASAEECITFMTTNHPERLDPALLRPGRVDYKVLIDNATEHQVKRMFLRFYEDEEQLCEEFLAKFRKLNLQNVSTAQLQGLFVYNKRDPKAAIDMIETLQNPNSVF